catacacattcatttgCCGCCGATGAAGCAGTTGGAGCAAATAGCGGTTAACGTctttgctcaaggacacatcagacatgtagctgcaggagctggggagcTGGGGGTTGCATATCCCACCTTCTGTTTAGGAGACGATCAACTCTACTaactaagccacagctgccccaagtGGAGTGCCAGGTGTAAACAgggccacacaaacacactgtaggGAAAATGTTGTGTATTTAAACAAGCCCACAAACACTTCAGGTGAGAGCAAtcccacacacacctcacacacctcacacacccacgtctgtttacctggaagATGGCATACATGATGCAGCTGAGAGGTCTGTTGTTGGAGAAATCGGCTACTCTGAATATGTTAAAACTCCACTTGTCTAGATCCTCCAATTCCTGCTCggacacaacacaaacagacataatgtgtttttatgagtCAGAAACCCACAcgtttagaaaacaaaaatataccTAACATGCATGTTTTAAGGGTCCTCTAGAGCAAACTTTGAAACAAGCAATCATATCAATACCAGTATAATTAAACCAGTATTTGAGTAATAGCTCGAGAGCTGGTGCAAACAtggaacattttatttaaaaatgtggcaaaaaataaataactggatttctttcttctgtgaaaatgtcctgattGCATCTAAGGTTCAGACTGTTCATGGACAGAACAATCAATGGAAAAATCTTTCTTGGTATTTGGCTAATTGCtatgttaattttttttcaatactttctgacattttataaaacaatctATAAGAATTAACAATTTTAAGCAATGAGTTGtatcaaataaatgtacagcAGGACATTTCTTCTTTAGTTTCATTATGATACTGAAAAAGCTTTAGcactaaaacaataaatataatcTTTACTTTACTGCTGGAAGGGAAAAAAGtaaaaccacacacaaaaaactccTCTGGTGAGCTTCTGAGGTCCTTAAAGATGACCTTTAACTTGAgattatgtaaatgttttcagCCTTCACAGAGCTCAGTCCAAGTCTGGATAGGGATTGATTTTTGTGACTTGTTTTGAGTGAGTCAGAGTAAAATAGACACATCCAGACCTTGGCTAGTTCGTCCTCGTGGTCCGTGTTTACACCAAAGCGAGGCATGGAATTGCTAGAGAGGCTGGAGCTGTGAGACAGTTTCCTCACTCCACTGATGTGACTCATAGATTTGTCTTTCAGGGTCGGAGACGGGATTTCAACCTCGTTCTGCTTGTCTATGGATTGATGGACATAAACATACAGAgggatttatgtttttttattcggCAGAGTGTCACAGATGATGTGTAGACAGAAATCATGATTCCGGTCCTTCTCACCCATGAAGGTGCTGGAGATGTATTCAGACACCTGGTTACCAGAGCGACTCATCTCTGACAAGTGGGACAGCTCCCGGTTCAGCATCCTCTTAAACTGTGGCAGAATGAGAgcaaaacagagacacaactcaaTGATGTACTGATCACTTCACTTTTTTGAAATGAAAGATGTATATTCATTTAACAACTATTGTTTATATCAAGGTTGCCTCAGATTTCGTTTTTCAAGCAAAAGATGAGGCAGGATATCTTACAATTGAACACTGAATTTTACAGCTTTAAATAACACTAACACAAGAATTATGATTTTAAGTAATCATATTTGACAAATGCTTAACACTCATAgagttatattttttataatccCATGCAAGCCTGCTGATGTGTAGGTTAGGTGAGGTCCTTGTACCTTGTTAGAGGCCATCTCACTGACAGAGCGGTGTGTCTGAATGGTCTCCAGCTGGTCCAAACACCAGTCTAGCTCCTCGAGTGTGTCGAGGGCAAGCTGCTGGTACTGCTGGTCTGATAGTGACGCCCTGGGACTGACGCACACCCCACCCAGAGGAGACCTCCtgttgaaatgacaaaaaactAAGTAACCATCTCACCTTGTTTAAATTCATTTgcggaaagtttttttttttttcagatttatagTAATATATTTCTGAAGACAGTAATTGCAGCCTATAGAAATtataattatcattattatttaatttaaaaacttgtATTGTTTTGAGGCACCGATAGCCAAGCGGTTATGTCGCGCGCCATGTGTACAGATGCTATAGTTCTCAGTGCAGTGGCTGTGGTTTATAATCTGACCTCTGCCATGTGCTTCCtgtcatcctccactctctcttctcccaatatttcctgtctttctttagctgtcctatctaataaaggccagaaagcactttttttttacgataTAAACAAAGAGTCAACAGCAGAATaagctgtttggcattggcagagaagatttggcaagtttttcatgggcgcaacccacatacttggctctgctgcttatcccacaaatgcaAATATAAGAtgtattgccaagaagcatcgctaaaacaaagaaataatctaccaaacacaaatttcctaaCTTTTTGTGCCATGTTATGTTCTACTGTCCCAATCTCAagtcaaattatttatttacagtaggAAGTGATATTTGAAAGTCTCATAAACTtatttttgatacattttttaatgtctgaaataCATCTCTGACTGGTTTCCCAAATAACAACATAATATTCCGTGCATaactgaaacatttcagaacatTAGTTGGTACTGACTTGACTGTCGGTGTTGAGACGTTGGCAAGAACGGTGAAGTTGCTCCGTACTGATCGCAGACTGGCAAGAACCTAAATGATCAAAGAGTATCTCAGAATATAATAACAAGGGAACAAATACAGATATAGATAAAGATAAAGCAAAGCATGAAGTGTAGTATCTAAGACTCACTTGAGCAAAAGGTGTGACAATGAAGTCCTCTCCAGTGTGCCTGAGATAGTTACAAACAAGAGAGGAAGCAGTGATGATAGCACAGGAGACATTAGGGTACACACACGCAAACTGTCTCTCACTCATTCTCTTTGTTTATCTGCATGAGTCTCACTCACCCTTCGCTGGCAAGGGAGGAGTTTCTTGAGACTGTCTTGGGCGACATGTCGTAGTCCGAGTCAGAGCGGTAAAGGAAGGACTCTCTCCTTTGGCCCTGGGGGAAGGAGGGGTGCAGGGTGAGGCTTGGACTCTGAGAACCCAGCGGTGTGTGACCTGGTGACACGCCATTTTCTGCTTCGtaactggagagagagaagaaggagaacatTTAATGATTTGAGAGGACTGGATTTAAACCCATCTAAAATGTTACCTGCAAGagtaaaggaaaatgttttggaaaaaagAAGTTTGATTGTGTGCAAACCTGTCGGAGTCTGCTTGTGTGATGGAGATGCGTGGTGGAATGCGGAGGGGAAGAGTTGTAGGACGCGAAACGTTGTTCAGGATCTCTGGCGAACGAGTTCGATCTCGAGGGCGGAGCCAGCAAGGCACCTGTAGAATAAGAAGGAAGGACTTGTTGAGAAAAACTGCCACTAGGTGCTTAATAGGTAAGCAGCataattttaaaacaatactttATCTTCTTTTATATGGGTATTATTAGATCAGAAAAGCAATAGATGGGCAGCAaggtgggaggagagagggaatgacatgcaacaaaaagGGTTGGGGTTGAAATCAAACCAAGGTCACTGCGGTAAGGACTCaatgaatatgaaaataaaaaaactaaataaattacatgtaaacaaaagcaCTTGTAaaaactgaagttttttttacacatttcagaACTGAAAAAGAAGAACCAACGATGTAGCTGATGTCtggtagaataaaaaaatacaaacatttcctTATATAGGACCAAAATGAATGGACGCCAATGTATCTCTGCACTGGCAATAACAACTAATACAAACCACAGtattatattttcttaaaagattagcttgtttttattatttgtaaatattgtgcTACTTTATTGCTACATTCACATGAGGTGGGGGGGGACCCTTTAACCACACAGTCCCAAAGTAGTTGAATGCGCACATGCTTCCTTTACTGTAAATACCTGGAGACTAGATGACAGCCTTCTGCTCCTCCCTCTGCGTAGCTCGGCCCCCAACGTGGCTCCAGACGTGTAAGATCGGCTGTAGCGAGATGACTCCGCCTTCTCCACTGCACCTGTGATATCTGTGTCATTCCcctgagagagaaggaggaaaaggTGAAACagatgaaacactttttttattttctaaaataattcagaaaaaaaaacttttatcaaACCATGTTGACTTGCaatattctgattctgaaaaggGCAAAAAGTCCACATGAACACAGATATAtattatgtatgtgtttgtgtttgcatgcgtgtgtgtgtgtttggctatgtgtgtgtgtgtgtgtgtgtgtgtgtgtgtgtgtgtgtgtgtgtgtgtgtgtgtgtgtgtgtgtgtgtgtgtgtgtgtgtctgggatAAGGCCTCTACAGACCGAGCACTAAGAGGCTGATCTGCACTGCAGTACCGTAGCAACAAAACACTAGGGGAATGGTAGCAGTTGCTAGGCAACAGTGCCGTGTTGCTTCCATGCTGCGCTTGATGTCGTCCAGAGCCAGATGTGGAAAGATGcttgcacatacacatacatttcacacacaagatacacaaacCCACTCATTATCAATAAAAGAGCGGCTAAAGGATTCATGGTATCGTCTTTTTTGTTATGATATCTTTaatataaaacaggaaattTACATAGAGGACATATTTAGCTGAGGCTCATTTAAATAAAGGACTATGACTCACTGCCTTCACACTGTGTGAGTggaggctggaggagacagACTGACCATCCGACTTCAAGTGCGTCCACAGACCTTGACAACAAGAACAAAGGGAGCCTTGGATGTGTGAAAGTCATGGGGTCTGTGTGTCATGTAAGGATTCAaggaaacactcacacacagatcagtCTGACTGTCAGCTCTGCCTTGAATATACTGTCGTAGAACAAATGTTTTAGGATTTTTTTGTGTACACATCCCTGGTTGTTTATATTCTCCCTCTCACCTCTTCTCCAGTCACAGACAGCACGCTGCGGCTCTTCTTCATCCTGATTGGCTCGTTCTGGGCCCCAGGGCGGAGCGTTCCTGAACCCAGGCAGCAAAGCAGGTGGAGAGCCAGGACcggagaggtcaaaggtcactgcaAGGTCAAACCGGGGTCAGACCGGGTCACAACCGGCCCCCATTGGAGCTGACTCGGCAAGCCAACCGCCTCTGTCTGCACCTCGGTCCTCAGGTGGCTGAAAGCATGCGTCCAAACCTGACGCTAAAGTGCTAACGTTGCATTTAAGCCTCCCACAGAGACTCCAGGTTCAGTCTGAGGTGGATGACCTTTGTTTTGATCAATTTATTTTGGAAGAAAttagataaaaaacaaatatcttactCCATTTTAAATTATGCTAGGAGTTtccaggagaaaaaaagtccTCTTGCATATTGTCTTAATTTGGCCAGATGAAACAAAGGGATAACCTGGTAAGAGATCATGATGTCCCAGCTAAAGGAAACCCCTTCCGAAGTTTCTCACCATGAATATCCAACTTGGAGTATTGTTTGCATGACATTTCCAAACAGCACACGCAATCCCACATGAATGCAGTTTCCCAACCATTAATAATCCAGATCCAGTTTGGGAATGGATTTGCAGCCAGTCTCGGATCAGTTTTCCATTGCCTGCTCAATCAGTTAAATCCAAAGTCTGCATAGAGATGAGTCCGAATGTCAGAAACCAGGTTTGATATGCTGGGATACATCCTTGAATCTTTCTCAGTGTGTCCTCTTCAGTGTAGATTCCCtgtggggaagaaaaaaaaacagaacagaaatggTTAGCTGATTCTCTGAGTCATCTTTTGTTCGAACTATCTGTCCTGTTTCCATTAAATTATTCCTTTTGATGAAttgttgaatataaaaaaaaccttatccAATGTAAACAGTACTCCACCTGTACGGTAGATTGATGAAGagttttcagtaaaaaaaaaaaatctatttgtttttcttatattCTTGtgcatgaaaaaacaacagaaaaaaaaaaatcacaatttgtTGACTCATGTCCTGACAAATGATTGGTCGACTCATAAAGGGGGCAGTCCTGACAAATATTTTGGCATTGCAGGAGCTGTACCTACATTGTGGCTAATTCTGAGCAGATACCGCAACACCAAAGCTGTCTGATGTTATATAATTACTCTGAGCAGTCCGAGATGACCTCATTccattggataggacagcttcAGCATGTCAGGGTGTTTCTGATtgagctggtaaacagacaggtagtGAAGTGGAAACGACTTTTAGCAGGGGTCATGAACAAGCACACACCCACTCAATGAAGGCACTCTCACGCCAGAGTCTGCATACAtgctcagttaaaaaaaaaaaaaaaaaaaaaaaaaacacagtgtggaGAAATCAACAAATGTGACAATGAAATACAATCAGGCAATTAGGAATTTGAGCACATATGGCTGCCAACAGTTCCACCTCCTCTACGGATGAAGCAGCTTATAAAAACCAGCAGCAATGCATCAAGCTGCCAGCCAGCCTGctcctctgtttaaaaaaaaacacccaaatatatatatttatatctgaGAGGAAGACAGTGAATCCATGCAGACACGAGGACAGCCCTTGCCATCATGCCTGTTTGCAAGCCCACTGCATGAGATatgtgtcagacacacacacacacacacacgcacactcaaacacacacacacatacacacagggtCAGGCTGCAGCAtgttaaagaataaaaacacactcacctTGATCGCCTCAAGATCAATGGAGAGATGGGCTGGACCTCGTCTACTTGCTTTCACTCGTCACCTTCCCCGCTGCctccgtctctctgcagacGATCAGTGTGTCACCACGGtgcgagagagaaaaaaaaaaaaaaaaaaaaaaacacttgccGTCTTCATGAATATCCGCGGCTTCACCAgaatccctccctcctccctgtctctcctctcctccctctcccctgctACAGTGGTCTCCCCCAGTCACCCCCCACCGACTCCACCAAAACAGCCTCTGTGGAGAAGCCCATCTCCCCTCCCttcgcagacacacacacacacacacacacacacacacacacacacacacacacacacacgctgtgtCCATTAATCTCATACAACAgcctcactcctcctctgtccaTCGGTACCcccatgctttttttttgcccctcGTTAGCAACTACACGCAGATTCTGTGCTTCAATAGTCACGCGTGGTGCTCTCCTTtattcacccacacacacacagagcacattAATACGGGAACACCGCGGTCATATCAACAGGGATCCATGGTTCCTGttattctgcttttctttctgctgtgtcCTTAAGCAGTCATTCAAGGACATGCAGCACTTGTATCCATTAGAAGCCATGAAGCAGGAGTTATGCTTCTCCCTTTCTTTAAATGTCGATTCAAAAATAGATGTGTAGATTGATACTTAACAAACAAAGGCAGGAGAGATAAAAAATCAACAAGCCTTATGTGTTCAAGATACACTATGAATTTACAGAGCAAAAGACAAGACATGTGGTCCATTTATTCAGCTCATTCATTTACTCCAGCTTAGCTCATTCATTCAAAACTTTAATGTCAGAAAAAAGTGGATAATTTCCATCAGGGTATACATTTATTCTCctacatgttttattgtttgttgttattgcaAATCCTCACATTTGAGACGCTGCCTAGAATCACATTATAGTTGTCCCTTTCGCTTGAATAAAGCTTGATTTATTAAGGAAGATATGTTTTACAAGTGACTAGTTGGtcgtaaaataaacaaaagtaaaaacaataaaaaggaatGGCTGACCAAAGAGTCTTCAACATTTATTGAACTGCTAGAAATATCTGAGAAAATGTACAATAAAGaaacttgtgttgttgtttttttgatcaaGCATGCAATCAATAATCATCATTTCAATCTGAAGTGATGTCTTGATATCTAAAATGTTTGGAGAACTTTTTGACATCCTCTTACATGAGTATTGATGAGTTTTTGAGCAAGTAgaagaatatttatttattgaatatttggtCACCATCATGTTTGGGCTGCTTCTTTGCATAATAAGTGCTAAACAGATGAAGCTATAATTattattcaacaacaaaaaatatattttttgtttttgaatgaataACAGTTTAGGCTCCAATCGGATTTCCAATCCTGAATACTAAGGAATAATGTATTTGTGACTGATATACATacagctttttaatttattgatttttatgatttttataCCATATAAAGCATTACCCTCTACTTATGATGACTTTGTTCATTTCTTGActgtctgttctttttttttaaattgttactttttaaattttttttttgggtgtgtgtgtttgggggaggagggggctgtcCTTTCCAAAATCATACTTGCCAACTTTAGCCTGTTCAGTtcttgttaaaacatttaaattcaatgaCTAAAAAAGACCACACATCTCTAGATACATGGAAATAAACACACTCGAGCAGTTCTGCATGGCGCTGTGGGGCCTCTCTGTTCCACTCCCATCGGCTTTTATAAGCATTATCGAGATTTGATTTATGCCCCAGGCCTGTGCTGATTGTTTTCTATTTACAAAAGTGACTGCACAAAGAAGCTTTGCCTCAGAAATCCTGCACATAACCACTAAATCAAACCCACCAATTAATtataaaggagagagagagagagagagagagagagagggaaagaaagcaaCCCAGCAATTAATTATATAAGTGAGAGCGATTGAGAGCAGCAGTAAGGCAGAACACCAGGCAGGATTCACAGCAACTACAGTGGAAAAGTTCataaattaaacacaaactAAGACTGATTTATTGTGGATGTTAAAAACTCCACAAAAAGTACTCTGACAATAGTTTCTGTATATTGTTATATTACTCATATATTGCctatttctatatttcattACCAATATTATGTTATTACAACAATTTTACAACAAAGCAGCAATAAATCACCTTTATCTGGATTTATCTTCAAATGCATTTTAATCTACATTTTGGAGTTCAATCTATATTAATTGACGACcgtatagtttaaaaaaaaaaattaatataatattttaagaccattttaattttctgtccCACATTCCTAACATGCAGCAGTTCATAAatgcttttctgttttatttggttGTACTGgactttatttacacacacacacaagtttaaaaaaactgcaacaTCCCATCCATATTGCATGAACTTTAGGTTTTCTCTGGAGGTCTGCAGAACCTAACTTTGAGGCCACTTGCAGACTGGATAGACTGTGGTGGGTTTTGAAAATCATCAGCATTCAGGTTTCTTAAGAAGGTCcttgtaaagtctgcaggagCCGCAAAGACTTCAGGACTTGAGGATTCAAACTCAGAGTGTTGGCCCACTTTGTTTGGGAATACAACACTCAGTTTGAGGATAACTAATACCAGCTCATATTGAATTTTAAATAGCCTGCCAGTGGTCTTAAATTCCATCAACCACAACATTTTATATGAGATAAGTAGATGGATTGTTGTTCACCATACAGACTTCTGATGTAATTTATGGGCTGTCATTCACCAAACAGCCTGAAGAGGGCACTGTTGGCTACAGTAGAACAACAAGAGCAGGCAGCTGATTTGATCAGCACATAATCATGAATTAATATTTAACTTTGTCAGCTAAAATATGAATCATTGACCTTTTTTGTATCTTAAAAGTTATACTTTAGAGGTGCAATATCGTCCATCAGATCTTGCCCAGTAGCTTAATCTGAGTTAAAGGAGTCAAGTGTTGTATTGTGGATTTGTATGAAATCAGCTTCTTGTGACAGAACTTCTAGTTAAAGGAAaaaatattgcttttttttaaatgtataaagtataaacatgCTTGTTTTGGCATTGTTTGTGCCTTGTACTCgtttatttcaataaataatttaataactTCAACATGCTCAGTCAACTACCAAGCAGTATTGACTTTCAAAGGTCACGTcggtcaaaataaaagcaaaaaacagGTGTATTGAATTATCCCACTTCTTTATCACAACTCATGTATGTTCCTCCTTCTCTGATtaatcatcttcatcttcatcgtcttcatcgtcttcatcatcttcatcattgcCCTCTTCTGATTCAGGCACCCACAGTCCAGACTTAATGCACCTCGTCAGATGGTACTTTCCTTCctgtagaaagaaagaaaacacagtaaCGTCTGTTCAAGACAGAATGAGTGCATCAACAAGCTTACAAGTTGGTTGAATTTTGAGCCAATCAAACTATTTCTGGTTCTCTTTAGGTTGATTTTATTGACCAGCATTtacatttactttttgttttaggaTGAGACTCAGCTGCAATCACACTCACCACAGGGTCTAGTTTGTTTATAGCCTCCTGCAGCATCTGAATGTTCTTCTCATCAAAGCTCCTCTGTATTTCCTGTGAAATGAAACACACCAAAGTGCTTATGAGATGCTGAGTCAGCacttaaatctaaaaaaaaccccaaaaattaAATGACAATCACATCAGTTTATGATCACTTCGACCCAAAAACAAGTGTCCTTAGTGGAAAAGTGGACTTTatgtcattaaatcaaaatgctTCATGTCTGTGAAATCAATTGAAACTTTAAGCAATCTCATAACAAAGCTCAACGAAGAGCTATGTGTAAATGCTGTTTACCTTGCACAGTGAGCTCATGCCTGACTGCAGGAGTCAATTCTGCTAAGCTGTGTATTGACTCCTCTGATTATCCAAATGGCAGCATGGTTCATATCGATAGACTGCACAAATATTTACTTCCAAAACTACTGTTTTCAAATCTGTGAAAAATGGCAGCCTCTCTCACCAGACTcaactgtcaaaataaaaacataatgtaaaGTACATTCCTCGTAACAAGCAGTTTAATCTACAAAGAAAGCCACATTCACgatcgatagatagatagatagatagatagatagatagatagatagatcgatAGATCTTTTGTGGTTTGTCATGATCTTATTCTTAAATTTGACTTAATATATTAATCAcaattatttgtttgtattgaaattataaCCATTGACAACTACAGTAATACAAACACATGTTACAGATGAAAAAGAAGTAaccaaacctgttttaaaaatatgacaATTTAATATTGGATGTCCCAGGACAGACATTCCATTCTTTGTAAATCACTGTCTATAACAGGACCTCAGTGTttgcttgcatgtgtgtgtgtgtaaatggttTACCTTTGGCAGTGTTTCATAAACCTCTACAGGGTCTAAACCACCTGGGCCCAGTCTCTTctgcttctcctcttcctctagctCCTTCATAGCGCTCTCCATACGACTCTGTGCACAGCTGCGGATCCTTTTCTTCAACAACTCCAGTTCATGGTCGAACATGTCCAGGTATTGCTTGTCCGCAGTCTGACAAAAAAGGAACGTTTAGTTTAActacaaaaaccccacaaatatacaaaaaaatacaacatggcTACAGGTGTAAGTGAGTATGTTTTGCAACCTTGATCTTCGAGAAGAAGTCTCTGAAGCATCCTCTTGGGTCGACTTTTAGCGTCCGAGCCAAATCCAAGATGAACTGCATGACTATGGCCTGGTGGGCCACCTGCTCCATCAGAGCATGTTTCTGCAAGTACAAAGATTCTTTAGATGGCTTcatgtgatgttgtttttttactttacatgtACAAACTTTTCTTACAGCACTCACCTCATCAATCTCATAATCAATACAGATGACAACAAGGCAATTAGCAGTTTCTTCACACACCAGATGTGGGTTATCTGACAGATACTTCTGACTGTCGTCCCAGCGATGCAACATACCTGGTGCACAACACAAGCACATCCAACTTAAAGCCATAATCAAATGCAGCtccattcaaattcaaatccaagcattttttaagtttattaatACTTAAACTCAAAGTTATCTTGGTCATCTTATTACAGAAAAACTAACCAATGATGATCTTTACAGGAAATGTTGCAAGATGTTTGCATAAAGCAAACACCCTTGCTTGAaggtttagtttgtgtttggatgtCGTGAAGATGTCTCTGTTTAGAGCATTATTGTACACCTTTGAAAACTGGAAACTTATGGCCAAATTAAGAAAGGAAGCCTGCAGACACTACAAGCAGCTCAtaatgatgattaaaaaaaaacaagatgatgcAGTGCAGATGTGTGAGATGTTTGTGACTGCCTGAGTCAATACTCTCCAAGCTGTCTCGAGTAATCTTGTGTATGAAATGATTTGCCCTCCTGGTGCCTCTGAGAATTAAATCATCTTGGTTCTGTCCAACATCAGATACAGAACAGTCCGTTATCAGTCCCAGACAGTTATGGAGACATTGGTTCTGATGCCAGATTAAATTCACATAACACACAGTATTCTGCATAATGGCTGTTTGAACAAACAAATCTGAACACATTTATAATAACTGGCTGTAGTGCCAATTCAACATTGAAGAGTCACGGTACGATACtgatcccttttttttcctgtatataaattatgaaaaaaaatgatgtgcttTGTTGATTACTATGAATCATGTTGTCTTTTATCTGGACCTTGAGTGTGTAATAACCTTTGAATGGAAAACATTGTAATGTGACTTAAGCttctttcattttaacttttctttttttaaactgccttTTTGAGTACCTCAACATTATATTAGAGCAATGTTTACAAAGTAGAGTCTCTATTTTAGAAAATCAGCGTACGTCACAACTAACCTATTTGTTGTTACTAGAGTTACAGATTTATTAATACCTTAATAATTTATTAGTGATGGGTCAATGACAGTGAAGCTCAGACTCTCTTCTGTTAAACTCTCTGTTTCTAAAAATTGTGCCACAGCTTGTATCAAAGGAAGAATAACGTGACTAATGAACTTTGAAGCTTGAAATGTTTAGGAAGAGCTTCATTTAGTTTCAGATGAGAaagttttacagtttgtttgttttggcattGACAGGGTAAAAAGAGCAAATAAATACTGAGAACATGTcaatatatgtataaatatgtataaataaCACAAGTATGAGAACATTTTGCCtgatatcaaataaaaatgacataaaagaaATAAACTCTTGTAATGAATGTCACTCTCTGAATAACGTGGTATTGCAACAATAACATATTAAAGAAATACCACAATCAAGCAGTTGGACAAACTACAGCAA
This window of the Labrus mixtus chromosome 2, fLabMix1.1, whole genome shotgun sequence genome carries:
- the cdc37 gene encoding hsp90 co-chaperone Cdc37, which gives rise to MSTKAGIDYSVWDHIYVSDDEDVTSPYVDTPSLFRMRHRSRKEKMAEFQQRGEDLEFNFAECKTLINEVQGHLKKLEEEKQEGEEDEEREVELKRVQAELKKLKKDEKSYEKSIEEYRREEKKLPWNVDTLSKEGFSKSVLNIKPVTEEQTGEEKVEKHKTFVEKYSKEIKHFGMLHRWDDSQKYLSDNPHLVCEETANCLVVICIDYEIDEKHALMEQVAHQAIVMQFILDLARTLKVDPRGCFRDFFSKIKTADKQYLDMFDHELELLKKRIRSCAQSRMESAMKELEEEEKQKRLGPGGLDPVEVYETLPKEIQRSFDEKNIQMLQEAINKLDPVEGKYHLTRCIKSGLWVPESEEGNDEDDEDDEDDEDEDD